The genome window TTCTGGTGGGACCCTCGTGACTCCAGTGTGCAGCCGAGGGGAAGATCTCCTGCCTTACAATCCAGCCTTTCTAGATTTGCTCTCAGAATACACATTTCCTGACCTGAATGCTGGGATCACAGCTCCAGCAGGAGGTCTGGGAGTCATTAGGACTTGGCATAGACGTTACAGGTACACCTTGTttactttattgtgctttgcagatccTTGTGTCTTtcacaaactgaaggtttgtggtgACCCTGCATCTAGCAAATCTATTGGCCCCATTTCTCTAACAGCATTcactcacttcatgtctctgtgtcatcACATTGTAgtaattcttacaatatttcagactttttcattgtcttattttttatGTGATCAGTGATTTTTGATGTTACCATTGTTGATTTTTCTTCATGGGCACCACAAACCAAGCCCAAAAAAGATGATGGGAGGTAAATACCATGTGTGTGCTGACTGCTCCACTGGCCGTTTCCCCATCTCCCACCCTCTCCTCAGGCTTCCATTttccctgagacacaatattgaaattaggccaattaataatcTTAtgatggcctctaagtgttcaggtgaaaggaagagtcactgTCTtccactttaaatcaaaagctagaaatgattaagcttattGAGGAAGGCATGTCGTAAGCCAAGACAGGCTGAAAGTTGGGCCTCCTGCACCaaacagccaagttgtgaatgcaaaagaaaagttcttgaaggaaattaataGTGCCattccagtgaacacacaatTGGCGAGTGGAAGAGTCttactgctgatatggagaaagtttcagGCATCTGGATAGAAGATCCAATCAGCTACTACATTCCCTTAAAGCAAAACCTAATCCAGAACAAGGCCTAACTCCcctcaattctatgaaggctgagaaaggtgaggaagctgcagaagaaaagtgtgaagctagcagaggttggttcatgaagcTTAAGGACAGAAGCCATCTGTGTAACATAAAAGTGTAAggggaagcagcaagtgctgatggggaagctgcagcaagttaacCAGGAAATTTAGCTACaatcattaatgaaggtggctacactaagcAACAGATTATTAACGTAGGTGATACAGCCTTTTCTTAGAAGATGCTATCTAGGGCTCTCATAGCTAAAGAGAAGTCAGTACTCACTCCAAAGCtacaaaggacaggctgactttcCTAATTGGGGCTAATGCAGTTAGTGACTGTAAGCTGAAGCCACTGCTTATTTACcactctgaaaatcctagggcccttcaAAATTATGCTAggtctactctgcctgtgctctataagtGGAAcagcaaagcctggatgacagcacatctgttaacaacatggtttactgattATCTTAAGCCCATTGTTGACCTACCACTCaggaaaaaatattcctttcaaaatatgactgctgacaatgcacctggtcacccaagggCTTTGATGTAGATGCACAATGAGATTCATGTTATTTTCAttcctgctaacacaacatccattctgcagtccACGGTaaaggagtcatttcaactttaaGTCTTGTTATTCAAAACACACATTTCATAAGggtatagctgccatagatagtgattcttctgatggatttgggcaaagtaaattaaaaatcttcTGGAAGGATtcccattctagatgccattaaaaaaattcatgattttggggacttgataatatggataaatgtagtaaccacattgttttttcatgtgaaaccttcataagagtgtctatcaatcataccttaaaaaaataaaaaaataaaaattcatgattTGAAGAGGTCAAATATCagcattaacaggagtttggaagaagttgattataaccctcatggatgactttgaggggttcaagacttaggaggaggaagtaactgcagatgtggtggaaacagtgagaactagaattagaagtggagcctgaggaTGCGAGTGAATTGCTGCAACCttacaaaactttttaaatggatgagcagttgcttcttatggatgagcaaagaaagtggtttcttgagacagaacctactcctggtgaagatcctgtgaagatttttgaaatgacaaaggatttaaaatattacataaacttagttgataaagcaagCCTTCAAAATTGGAGGCTTGACTCCAAATTTGAAAGAAGCTCTATGgtaggtaaaatgctatcaaacagtatCAAATGctagagaaatcattcatgaggGGGAGTCAATTCATAcagcaaacttcattgtcttatttaagaaattgtcacaggcaccccaaccttcagcaaccacaaccctgatcagtcagcagccatcaacgtcaaggcaggaccctccaccagcaaaaggaTTAGGACTCGCTGAAAGCTCAGaagatggttagcattttttgcaatatattttaattaaggtatgtacatttttttttagacatTATGCTACTGCACACTTATAgactatagtgtaaacataacttttatatgcactgggaaaccaaaaaatttgcTTAACTGAGGTCATCTAGAACCAAACTTGCAGtatctctgaggtctgcctgtatGTAGGACCCCTGATGGTGTGTGCTTGGAGGTGGGGTGACTCTACCAGGAACCGCAGTGCACTAGGACTTAGCCTAGGCCCCTGGGCTGACCATCAACTACCAGAGATTGGCTCACCAAACAACGAGCTGTGTGCACACCAAGCACAAAGGAATGCTATGAGCGCTGAACACTGGAGTgctggcagagccagagggaaAACGGCTTCCAAGAGCTGTCAGGCATGTTTTCAGGAGGGGGTGGGTTTGAGCTTGGCCAATCATGATAAAGAGTCTTGTTAGATTTGGCCATGTTGAGACCCTAATTTGGTGAGCAGGAGTCCTGAAAGCAGGCTGCACCTCTGTGGCGGCTCAAGTCTGAGCCCAGCTTTCCATGGGATTCAGGCAGATATCCCCTCAATATTCACTCCCTGTCATAGCTCAAGGACCCAACTCTGCACCTAGAACAAGGTCACCATGCACTTGAATCCTGCTGCCCCTGATACTTGTGGGAAAAGATGGTTTAAAACCCATTTTCCCAGCCACCCAAGTTTCTTTTCTGAGTGGAGAGTAGAATCGGTAGAAAAAGGAAAGAGTCTCAAGACAGGAAGCTGCTGCACTGTTAAAACAGTGTTACCACTGTTGCTAATTACCATGCAAGGCTCCTCTCAACAGTTTGACTTTATTCAATCACTACAACATGATCAGTGTTAAGCTGTCTCAATACGACCAGGTctctagaggtggtttctgggccATTACTAATTATCTTAACTTTCTGGGAGGCTTCGATGGTGGAGAATCAGGGGACCCAGCTCTGCCTATTGTGAACCTCTTGTGGAACCAAAGCGATGGCTATAAGGACTTTACAGATCTAGTTCCATTTCCTCATGgctcagatggggaaactgaggctccaacgGGAAGGGCTGTGTCCAAGTTACCAATGAGTAGATGGCAGTCAGGTCTCCTGATTCTCTTCCCCACAACCTCAGCCCAACTTCTCAGTGGAGGATGCTGGCAGCCTGCCTACTGAATGCAGTAAGAAAGCCATGGTTACACTGTCAGAGGCAGGAGCCTCGGCCATCAGCCACTCCCAACCTACATGTGGAAGGTCAGCTGAGAGAAGGGAAGTGACCTGCCTGAGGGCCAAGATGAGAATTCAGCTCTTTCTTGCCTCTCTGCCTCTTAATAGTAGCCTCCACAATGGAATCTAAAAGAAATGGTAAATGGCAGCATGAAGTCAAGAGAAAAGGATCAACTAGTCTGAGCAATAGATAAAAACTGGTTTCcctacaaccattgtggaaagcagtatggaggttcctcaaaaagctcaaaatagacataccatttgactcaggaattccacttctaggaatttaccctaagaatgcaatagcccagtttgaaaaagacagatgcacccctatgtttatcgcagcactatttacaatagccaagaaatggaagcaacctaaatgtccatcagtagatgaatggataaagatgtggtatatatatatacacaatggaacattattcagcggtaagaaaacaaatcctaccatttgcaacaacatggatggagctagagggtattatgctcagtgaaataagccaggcggagaaagacgagtatcaaatgatttcactcatatgtggagtataagaataaagaaaaactgaaggaacaaaacagaagcagagtcacagaacccaagaatggactaacagttaccaaagggaaagggactggggaggatgggtgggaagggagggggaaaagaaagggggtattacaattagcatgtataattagcatgtggaaggctgtgcaacacagtgaagacaagtagtgattctacagcatcttactacgctgatggacagtgactgtaatggggtgggggagggcacctggtgaaggggggagcctagtaaacataatgttcttcatgtaactgtagattaatgataacaaaataaaaataaaaaaagcaagcgcttgtaaaaattgagcattctaaaacttacataaacttttaataaaagatattaagcattaaaaaaaacattggtTTCCCTAACATGGTCTCACCTTCCATGAGCTGCCCTGTTTCTGGAAAGACCAGCGCCAGAAAAGAGGGCAGGAGAAGGCAGAGTGAAAAGCGAGACTGCGAGATGGGGCAGGAGTGCACTGGGGAGCATTAAACCACCTGCACTTGGCTCAGTAATTCTATGACTCCTTCCCTGGTGAGGAAGACCACCTCGTCAGTGTTCTGGCACCAAACCTCAAAATGTGCAGGGTCCTCCAGGGCCTTCCTGCCAGCAATGATCACAAAGGGGTAGCCAAACTTGTTGGCATCCTTCAGTCTGTTTCCAATGGTCAGGTGTGTTCTGTCATCCAGCAGGACCTCCCCACGAAGCTGTGGCACCGCCTCTGCGATGTGGTCATACAGGTGCCCCACGAGCTCCTCAGCCGCCTCCTCCCTACTGCCCTTCTTTGGGGGAATGAGGCAGGCTTGGTAAGGGGCCAGGAGGCCAGGCCAGCGAATGCAGTCTTCTGTAGAGAGAACTTCAATGGCAGCAGCCAAGATCCGTGTCACACCCAAGCCATAGCAGCCCATTTCAGCCAGGGCTAGATTGCCGTGGTCGTTGATAAACTGGGCATTGAAAATGGAGGAGTACTTGGTGCCCAGGTAAAATGTGTGTCCCACCTCAATACCTTTGGTTTCAGTCAGAGGTCCCTGACAAGCTGGGCAGTTTGTTTGTGACAAGTCTAGTGTCTCTACATTGGCCGAGAAGCTACAGCTGGGGCAGAGTGCAAACCTGTCCTCTCCGACATCAACTGGTAGCTGGAACTCATGAGACATGGTGCCCCCAATGCTGCCCACATCTGCTTGGACCTTAACACACTGCAGCCCCAGCCTGTCAAACAGGCCGCTGTAGGCATCACACACCAGGTTGTAGGTCTGCCGGGCAGTCTCTGGGGAGGAGTCAAAGGTGTACATGTCCTTCATGTAAAACTCTCGGCCTCGGAGCAGACCAAAGCGGGGCCTGGGCTCATCCCGAAACTTCCTTGTCACCTGGTACAGCAGGAATGGAAGCTGCCTGTAGGACAGTGTCTTCTGGGAGGCGATCAAGGCTGTAATGGCTTCCTCGTGAGTTGGTCCTAAACAGTATTCCTTGCCGTGTCTGTCTTGAAGTCTCAGCAGCTCCTTGCCCAGCAAGTCCCACCGGTTGCTGGCTCGCCAGAGGTCTGCTGAGCAAAGGCTGGGCATGTTGACCTTCTGCCCCCCAATGGCCTGCATCTCCTGGTCTATTACTCGCATGAGCTTCTCCATGGCACGGACAGCATAAGGCAGGAGGTGGTAACAGCCCAGGCTTGCTTGGTGGATCAGACCCACCTGTAGCATCAGCCGCTGGCTCTTACAGGTCAGACTACCAGATTTACCTTCAGGAGAGAGCACCTGGTCTTCCCGAAGGTTCTGGGGCTGGAACATACGAGAGAGCACCAAGCGCTTCCCTTTCCCTGGGGCACAGTAGTGAAACCTGTGAGGAATGCACCCAGGGAGCTGGTGGCTGCAGATGGCCAGAGGAGGCAGTGCTCTGCATCCTGTCAGCAGCCCTTCCATGACACTCCGGCACAGGGAAGTATTTGTGCCTGGAGAAAAATGAGCCAGGCAGAAATAAGGCTGTGTTCTTACACCACGAAGTGGCCGGCTCAGTCTGGTCTCCAACAGCCGCCTGTGACAGCCACTGGTTTTGCAGACGCAAATCCTCTCATTTCTGATACCCTAGCAGATCAAAGTACTTCTCTTGCCTCTTACtgctgttgaaaaaaaaaaatcagtatttttcagtttataaaCATATGGCAGCATACTGTGGAGAGAGACTGTTGTGTGGTGACTGCATGAGCTCTAGAATCAGGCAGCCTGGATTCTAGGCAGGCTTCTTGCCGACTGTACCCTGTGTACCTTAGGGCATGTGATTTAACCCCTCTCTGCTCACTTTCTTCATCTAATACAAGAGGACCACTCTTGTAGAATTATTGTGGGAATTTAGAAGAGTTACAAGAAGTTATTAGAACAATATCAGGCACATTCTATGAGCTCAATTGATGTTTACTATTGATATTAtagaaaactgggaaaagaacagaaacaaataaaaaaggaaatcaatgATAATCCTTTGGCCCAGAGACAACTACCGCCGCCAATCCCTTGTCTTGTTTGCCAGCCCTGTCCTTTGCCTACACCTCCCCTCTGCCACCTTATATGTCGTATGCCCCTTTCCTTCTCACAGCACATGCTCCCCTGGTCAGGCCACATGCTCACAACCCTGAGTCAACACTCCATATATGTCTCTTGAGCTTCAAATCTACCTATTCAACTGCCTCCTGAAGACACACTGCATGGGTATTTCAAACTCAGCACCACAGAAGGAAGTCAGCACTTCCCCCCAAACCCACTCCCCATCCAGTGCTGCCTATCACTCTGGTGCCTATCACTGCAAGCTGCCCTTTGCCTAAACTAGAAACCTGGGTTCATCCATTCCATGCTCTCCACAGGCACCAGCCCTCAGCCCGGCCATTCCAACTCTTTGCTTGCTGTTGAACCTTTTCCCCTTCCCACCTCCACAGCCTCCACCCAGGACCAGGCCAGTATCATCTCTTACGTGGGCTACTGCAACAGCCTCCTCACTGGGCTCCCGGCTTCCAGCCCTGCCCTTctccaatccattctccacactgcAGCCAGAGGGGCCACTTCCAAAACACAAGTTTTTCTTGCTTCAAGTCCTACACCAGCTTCCTGCTACCCTTAGAGTCAGGTCTACGCCGCTGACCTTCACAGCTGGCAGGTGAGCTGGTGGTGGCTCCTCCCAACCTCTCCATGTTTCAGCTGCACTACATTCACTCACAGATGCACTATGCCCTTTGCATACCAATATCTGCTCATCTTCTAGACCTCAGGATTACCAGCCTGTCCTCCAGCATGCCTTCCTTGTCCCATTCCCATACCCCAAAGACCGGCGGCTCACAGCAACCACCTGTTCCCTAAGAAACCCCAATCACTCTTTGAAGTTACTGCTCATTTGTCTGCCCATTTACCCCCGGGAACTCAGCTCTGGGCAGCAAGGACTGTATCTAACGTGCTCGCCACCTGGCTGGTGGCAGGAGCTTACTGGACATTGTCTCTTGAATGAGCAtgcatgtttctgattttacaTATTCTTAAAGGTAGTAAAACATTCCATTGCTTGACTGTATCATTTTTTACCACCAATCGTCAGTTTTCTCTGTTACACATAATCTACAATGAACAgaaggcttttttcttttctgttatataTTTGGGagagatttttcaggaatgtaatTATGAGTCAAAGTTTCTTTgactaatttattatttattattttatttttgactaATTAATTTAAGGTTTTTGAAATAAACTATTTCAGGGTTCTTGATTTATGTTGCCAAGGTTGGTGAGCATGTCTGCTTATCCTGTGGAGCAAAGCTCCCCTGCAGGATTCTGAGACTGGGATGCTGACTCTTCTCAACTCTGGGAAGCTGGAACCTCATGCAGTTCCCTCTAGCTCTCAGCAGCCTCATCCATTTCCTTTGTGCACAAGTATTATCACTTCCTAGGTGGCCCATGGCCTGAAGAAGGTTGGGAGGCACTACCCCAGAGCCCTTATGTGAATGCGTGGAAAAGTGCAAGTCTGGGAGGCAAGGCCCATGTGATCCACACCTGGCTCCATCACTTACTTGAGGCCCCACCTCAGGCCAGTGGCCTGTACCAGAAACTCCTTTGCCTTGACTCCTCCTAAAGCAAATGAGTCCATCTCCAAGATTTCTCTCCTGTCCATCCCCTCCTCTCTGATCCTTACTGCTTCAAACTTGGGTTAGCCTCCCCATCCACTTGCTATAATACAGTAGCCCAGTGAAACTTCAGTGAgcaccagaatcacctggagagctcgTGAAACACGGTGGGGCCTCGCTCCCAGAgcttctgactcagtaggtctggggtatgGGCAGAAAACCTGTACTTCTCACAAGTTCCCAGGAGATGctcatgctgctggtccagggaccacactgaGAGAACCACTGTAAACTCCCTGTGGGCCGTAACCATGTTTATTTTATTGCAAGTTGGATCTGCAGCATGCACCACAGTACTTGGACACAGtggatactcaataaatgtctatCAGTGTGTGAACTGAATGATTCCTGACCCCTGTCTATTCAGT of Manis javanica isolate MJ-LG chromosome 4, MJ_LKY, whole genome shotgun sequence contains these proteins:
- the PARS2 gene encoding probable proline--tRNA ligase, mitochondrial, producing MEGLLTGCRALPPLAICSHQLPGCIPHRFHYCAPGKGKRLVLSRMFQPQNLREDQVLSPEGKSGSLTCKSQRLMLQVGLIHQASLGCYHLLPYAVRAMEKLMRVIDQEMQAIGGQKVNMPSLCSADLWRASNRWDLLGKELLRLQDRHGKEYCLGPTHEEAITALIASQKTLSYRQLPFLLYQVTRKFRDEPRPRFGLLRGREFYMKDMYTFDSSPETARQTYNLVCDAYSGLFDRLGLQCVKVQADVGSIGGTMSHEFQLPVDVGEDRFALCPSCSFSANVETLDLSQTNCPACQGPLTETKGIEVGHTFYLGTKYSSIFNAQFINDHGNLALAEMGCYGLGVTRILAAAIEVLSTEDCIRWPGLLAPYQACLIPPKKGSREEAAEELVGHLYDHIAEAVPQLRGEVLLDDRTHLTIGNRLKDANKFGYPFVIIAGRKALEDPAHFEVWCQNTDEVVFLTREGVIELLSQVQVV